Proteins from a genomic interval of Neorhodopirellula lusitana:
- a CDS encoding purine-nucleoside phosphorylase — protein MLDLYDKIQAACEFIRQHTSESPRAGIILGTGLGGLVGDIEVEATLDYADIPNFLNSTATSHAGRLVIGKLGGVPVMAMEGRFHFYEGYDLKDITLPVRVFKELGAELLVVSNACGGLNPYYKGGDIMVIEDQINLLGGNPLIGINDDRLGPRFPDMCEPYSQDWIERTMRVAHEAGIQPHKGVFVAVAGPCLETRAEYRFLRQAGADVVGMSTVPETIVAVHCGLKVVGLSVITDMCLPDAIKPAVVEEIIATANEAEPKLRAIVRGIVGELK, from the coding sequence ATGCTCGATCTTTACGACAAAATCCAAGCGGCGTGTGAGTTCATCCGCCAACACACCAGTGAATCCCCCCGAGCGGGCATCATTCTGGGCACTGGTCTGGGCGGACTGGTCGGCGATATTGAAGTCGAAGCGACGCTGGATTACGCCGACATCCCCAACTTTTTGAATTCGACCGCGACCAGTCACGCTGGCCGGTTGGTGATCGGTAAGCTAGGCGGCGTGCCCGTCATGGCGATGGAAGGTCGCTTTCATTTCTATGAAGGCTATGACCTGAAAGACATCACCTTGCCGGTTCGCGTGTTCAAGGAACTCGGGGCCGAGTTGTTGGTGGTGTCGAACGCGTGTGGTGGATTGAACCCGTATTACAAGGGTGGCGACATCATGGTGATCGAGGATCAAATCAACCTGCTTGGCGGGAATCCTTTGATCGGGATCAACGACGATCGCTTGGGGCCACGCTTCCCCGATATGTGCGAACCGTACAGCCAAGATTGGATCGAACGGACGATGCGAGTGGCACATGAAGCCGGCATCCAGCCTCACAAGGGCGTCTTTGTCGCGGTGGCCGGTCCGTGCTTGGAAACCCGGGCGGAGTATCGTTTCTTGCGACAAGCGGGCGCCGATGTGGTCGGGATGAGCACCGTGCCTGAAACAATTGTCGCGGTCCACTGTGGTTTGAAGGTGGTGGGGCTCAGTGTGATCACGGACATGTGCCTGCCCGATGCGATCAAGCCAGCCGTGGTGGAGGAAATCATCGCGACGGCCAACGAAGCGGAGCCGAAATTGCGTGCCATCGTCCGCGGAATCGTTGGCGAATTGAAATAG
- the trpS gene encoding tryptophan--tRNA ligase has product MRVLSGIQPTGQPHWGNYFGAIRQYIDLQENNDGFYFIADLHALTTVRQPEQLRENVTNVALDMLALGLDPNKATLFVQSHIPEVTELTWLLMTGTPMGLLERCHAYKDKKEKGLSADAGLFTYPVLMAADILAYDSQIVPVGADQIQHIEVCRDLVGSFHHEFGETFVTPKAQTLDQGAKVPGTDGQKMSKSYNNTLPLFGDVKKIRKQIMRIVTDSRPMEDSKDPEGDHLFELYQLFATPDQVKAMDAKYRAGGFGYGEIKKAVAEVSEEHFDTARVRRGELEKDLDSVNDILVAGAKRAREVAAEVVGRARQACGVG; this is encoded by the coding sequence ATGCGTGTACTCTCCGGCATCCAGCCCACCGGTCAGCCTCACTGGGGCAACTACTTCGGCGCCATCCGGCAATACATTGATCTGCAAGAAAACAACGATGGCTTTTACTTCATCGCTGACCTGCACGCGTTGACGACCGTCCGCCAGCCGGAACAGCTGCGCGAAAACGTGACCAATGTGGCGTTGGATATGTTGGCTCTCGGATTGGATCCCAACAAAGCAACTTTGTTCGTGCAGTCGCACATTCCGGAAGTCACTGAGTTGACTTGGCTGCTGATGACGGGCACGCCAATGGGGTTGTTGGAACGATGCCATGCGTACAAGGACAAGAAAGAGAAGGGGCTTTCCGCGGACGCCGGCTTGTTCACTTATCCCGTTTTGATGGCCGCCGATATTCTGGCCTACGATTCGCAAATCGTCCCCGTGGGTGCGGACCAAATTCAGCACATCGAGGTCTGCCGCGACTTGGTGGGTAGCTTCCATCACGAGTTTGGCGAAACGTTTGTGACTCCGAAGGCCCAAACCTTGGACCAGGGTGCGAAGGTGCCTGGGACCGACGGCCAGAAGATGAGCAAGAGTTACAACAACACGCTGCCGTTGTTTGGCGATGTGAAGAAGATCCGCAAACAGATCATGCGAATTGTCACCGACAGTCGTCCGATGGAAGATTCCAAGGATCCCGAAGGCGATCACCTGTTCGAGCTTTATCAGTTGTTCGCGACACCGGATCAGGTCAAGGCGATGGATGCCAAGTATCGCGCCGGCGGTTTTGGTTATGGTGAGATCAAGAAGGCGGTTGCCGAGGTCAGCGAAGAGCACTTCGATACCGCGCGGGTGCGCCGTGGCGAATTGGAAAAGGATCTCGATTCGGTGAACGATATTTTGGTCGCCGGAGCCAAGCGAGCGCGTGAGGTGGCCGCAGAAGTGGTCGGGCGGGCCCGCCAAGCATGCGGAGTGGGATAA
- the acpS gene encoding holo-ACP synthase, producing the protein MAIVAVGTEIVQCVRISQMIQQHGEQFLERVYTPGEIDHCAQLPDATGHFARRWAAKQAVFKALHCSRRGVSWTDIEIQSRPGEGHAISLSGAAERIAEEAGVDTIHLSLGGCRTQAIAYVILWQDPDQESPDSRA; encoded by the coding sequence ATGGCGATCGTAGCCGTCGGAACTGAAATCGTGCAGTGTGTGCGGATCAGCCAAATGATCCAACAACACGGAGAGCAGTTTCTCGAACGCGTCTACACGCCCGGCGAAATCGATCACTGTGCTCAATTGCCTGACGCGACGGGGCACTTTGCCCGCCGCTGGGCCGCCAAACAAGCGGTCTTCAAGGCGCTGCATTGCAGCCGACGCGGAGTCAGTTGGACGGACATTGAAATCCAGTCGCGGCCCGGGGAAGGACACGCAATTTCACTCAGCGGCGCGGCCGAGAGAATTGCCGAAGAGGCCGGCGTCGACACCATTCACTTGAGCCTCGGTGGGTGCCGGACACAAGCGATCGCGTACGTGATCTTGTGGCAGGACCCGGATCAGGAATCGCCTGACTCGCGAGCGTAG
- a CDS encoding sigma 54-interacting transcriptional regulator has protein sequence MKTSDKQDPPKTPRLPENASGLSSMNAYLVLHRGSRWTDVYRLNPSEDAVLGRSSANSVVLRSGRASRRHARVFFQDGPHPGWIVEDLGSRNGVRVNETPISAATALADGDRLELAGFQFQFTSDLAQIQNTIAPQQATSPEDEATQGDISMAVDESECLDIVSTIRGDLLPGSVPFSSSPASPTASLNNAISPDGSVDRVMLRLALAMGRTESDEESAELLLNTLSQQIPHAEIGIFIDATVNDLPPPRFVHQRPGCRYRRPPQALLQQILVPGASAILARNIVGDSTLATENSVGEIDVEAIVLVPLHDPESDHAAPFGLVHVTTRPSDPSLNDRDLLIAVTASEVYCEARRSLRQRSELKETLAQSRDTISRLRDQLRGRVVLLGRSEPIREIQVQIARVAASNAAVLLRGESGTGKELVAAAIHHASARADHPMVCLNCAALSKDLLESELFGHEEGAFTGATARKQGKFEAASGGTLMLDEIGEMNLDLQAKLLRVLEGHSFERVGGQQPIQVDVRVIAATHRDLQSMVERGEFRQDLFYRLHVIEIIVPPLRERGRDITLLANHFADTLSRSMGRRAMKLSPTAEKKLLSYAWPGNVRELRNVIERAVVMSPVPPSTHASAGSGTKTDTPEAQLIEASDLMLAPTQPRDASTSPTEHSGANSAENSTSGLSLAELERQHIARTLKQTGGNKSQASIRLGIERSTLDRKLKRYARESGDS, from the coding sequence GTGAAAACAAGTGACAAGCAAGACCCGCCAAAGACGCCACGGTTACCCGAAAATGCCTCCGGTTTGTCGTCAATGAACGCATATTTGGTCCTCCACCGAGGTTCCCGCTGGACCGATGTGTATCGCCTGAACCCGTCCGAGGACGCGGTTTTGGGTCGCTCGTCGGCAAATTCGGTCGTTTTACGCAGCGGAAGGGCCAGTCGGCGGCATGCCCGCGTCTTTTTTCAAGATGGCCCCCACCCCGGGTGGATCGTTGAAGATTTGGGCAGCCGCAACGGCGTTCGAGTCAACGAAACACCAATTTCCGCCGCGACCGCACTGGCCGATGGCGACCGCTTGGAACTGGCTGGCTTCCAATTCCAGTTCACCAGCGACCTGGCTCAGATCCAAAACACGATTGCCCCGCAACAGGCGACCTCGCCGGAAGACGAGGCGACCCAAGGCGATATCTCGATGGCGGTCGACGAGTCCGAGTGCCTGGACATCGTTTCAACTATTCGGGGAGACCTGTTGCCCGGCAGCGTTCCGTTTTCATCCAGCCCGGCGTCTCCGACTGCTTCGCTCAATAACGCGATCTCGCCCGACGGCAGTGTGGACCGCGTCATGCTGCGACTGGCTCTCGCGATGGGACGAACCGAATCGGATGAGGAATCGGCAGAGCTATTGCTGAACACGCTCAGTCAACAGATCCCGCATGCCGAAATTGGCATTTTCATCGACGCGACGGTAAACGATCTGCCCCCGCCGCGGTTCGTTCATCAACGTCCCGGTTGTCGCTATCGCCGTCCACCGCAAGCGTTGCTGCAACAAATCTTGGTCCCTGGCGCCTCGGCGATCCTAGCTCGCAACATCGTCGGCGACTCCACGCTGGCCACCGAAAACAGCGTTGGTGAAATTGACGTGGAGGCAATCGTGCTGGTTCCCCTGCATGACCCTGAATCGGACCACGCCGCACCGTTTGGATTGGTGCATGTGACCACGCGTCCCAGCGACCCCAGCCTGAATGACCGAGACCTGTTGATCGCGGTAACGGCCAGCGAAGTGTACTGCGAAGCCCGCCGTTCACTCCGCCAACGATCTGAACTGAAGGAGACCCTTGCCCAATCCCGCGACACCATCTCGCGACTCCGTGATCAATTGCGTGGCCGCGTGGTGCTCCTCGGACGCAGTGAACCGATCCGTGAAATTCAGGTACAGATCGCTCGAGTGGCGGCATCCAACGCAGCGGTTCTGTTGCGAGGCGAATCGGGAACCGGCAAAGAACTAGTCGCCGCGGCGATCCATCACGCCAGCGCCCGGGCCGACCATCCGATGGTTTGCCTGAACTGCGCAGCGTTGTCGAAGGACCTACTCGAAAGCGAGTTATTCGGTCACGAAGAAGGCGCCTTCACGGGCGCAACGGCCCGCAAGCAAGGTAAGTTCGAAGCGGCATCCGGCGGCACGTTGATGCTGGATGAGATCGGTGAAATGAACTTGGACTTGCAAGCCAAGTTGTTGCGTGTTTTGGAAGGGCATTCGTTTGAACGGGTCGGTGGCCAACAGCCCATCCAGGTCGACGTGCGAGTGATCGCGGCGACGCATCGCGACCTTCAATCGATGGTTGAACGAGGCGAATTCCGCCAAGACTTGTTCTATCGTTTGCACGTAATTGAAATCATCGTCCCGCCACTTCGAGAGCGTGGTCGAGACATCACTTTGCTGGCCAACCATTTCGCCGATACGCTGTCGCGGTCGATGGGACGGCGTGCGATGAAGCTATCCCCCACGGCCGAGAAAAAACTATTGAGCTATGCCTGGCCTGGCAACGTTCGCGAGCTTCGCAACGTGATCGAGCGAGCGGTCGTGATGAGCCCTGTACCCCCTTCGACTCACGCATCGGCCGGCTCCGGCACGAAAACCGACACGCCGGAAGCTCAGCTCATCGAGGCCAGCGACCTGATGCTCGCGCCAACCCAACCACGTGACGCCTCTACATCACCTACCGAACATTCGGGCGCAAACTCAGCCGAGAATTCCACCAGCGGTCTGTCGCTAGCGGAGCTGGAACGGCAACACATCGCCAGAACATTGAAGCAAACCGGCGGCAACAAAAGCCAAGCATCGATCCGGCTGGGAATCGAACGCAGCACCTTGGATCGCAAGCTGAAACGCTACGCTCGCGAGTCAGGCGATTCCTGA
- a CDS encoding DUF1598 domain-containing protein gives MQSLLRTAFAVAAIACVLPASHVQAGFGLGNQGGAVGGVMIDPQGNVRPATPAELKELAAVNLAAVGQAAGEIAVPADQRVISLGKLQAALKEHHETGGRLDPAVRFLAGMQRVEYVVVDKANNDILLVGPAEPWEVRQDGSVVGQKTGGSVLHLDDLVTAFRSVEIARNDGGIRCSIEPTTEGRLRLRNFLKNIKLRPGQNPAFLEAGMREAFGPQQVSLAGVPTDSRFARTLVAADFEMKRLAMALTKSPVQGLPSYLEMARNKRQSASQSPRWWMACDYDPIARDVDGRVWKLSGQGVKTMTEEDIVAADGSVVSDGSKDPLAVKWADTMTEKFDDLSKERSVFRDLRNVMDLAVVATLVTQEQLDRQSGIDLNVLRGNDSHIEMATYRLPESLSPQCSFIHGRAGWTVTASGGVNINAFGIVENQVESAELQTLVVTRSDDTADSRWWWDSK, from the coding sequence ATGCAATCTCTTCTGCGTACCGCTTTTGCCGTCGCGGCCATCGCGTGCGTTTTGCCCGCGTCCCATGTTCAAGCCGGATTCGGTCTTGGAAATCAGGGTGGTGCAGTTGGTGGAGTGATGATCGATCCGCAAGGGAACGTGCGGCCAGCAACCCCTGCCGAACTAAAAGAGCTAGCGGCGGTCAATCTGGCGGCCGTGGGTCAAGCGGCTGGCGAAATTGCCGTACCCGCTGACCAGCGAGTCATTTCGCTCGGAAAGCTTCAAGCGGCCCTCAAAGAACATCACGAAACGGGCGGTCGACTTGATCCCGCCGTTCGCTTCCTCGCCGGTATGCAACGTGTCGAGTATGTCGTCGTCGACAAGGCGAATAACGACATCCTGTTGGTGGGTCCCGCTGAGCCTTGGGAAGTTCGCCAAGATGGTAGCGTTGTTGGTCAAAAGACAGGTGGCTCGGTGTTGCACCTTGACGATCTGGTTACCGCTTTTCGTAGCGTCGAAATCGCTCGAAATGATGGCGGCATCCGCTGCTCGATCGAGCCCACCACAGAAGGCCGTTTGCGTCTTCGCAACTTTTTGAAGAACATCAAACTTCGCCCCGGCCAGAACCCAGCGTTCCTAGAAGCCGGTATGCGGGAAGCCTTCGGTCCTCAACAGGTCTCGCTAGCCGGTGTGCCAACGGATAGCCGTTTCGCTCGCACCCTTGTGGCGGCCGACTTCGAAATGAAGCGTCTGGCGATGGCGTTGACCAAATCACCTGTTCAAGGTTTGCCCAGCTATCTTGAGATGGCTCGTAATAAGCGGCAATCGGCTAGCCAAAGCCCACGTTGGTGGATGGCATGCGATTACGATCCGATCGCCCGTGATGTGGACGGACGCGTTTGGAAGCTGAGCGGCCAGGGTGTCAAAACCATGACCGAAGAAGACATCGTTGCCGCCGACGGTAGCGTTGTTTCGGACGGCAGCAAGGATCCGTTGGCGGTGAAGTGGGCGGATACGATGACCGAGAAGTTCGACGATTTGTCAAAAGAACGCAGCGTCTTCCGCGATTTGCGAAACGTGATGGACTTGGCCGTCGTTGCGACCCTGGTCACTCAAGAACAGCTTGATCGCCAAAGTGGCATCGATCTGAACGTTCTGCGTGGCAATGACTCGCACATCGAAATGGCCACCTATCGCTTGCCAGAATCGTTGTCACCTCAGTGCAGCTTCATCCATGGCCGTGCTGGCTGGACCGTCACGGCGTCGGGTGGTGTGAATATCAACGCTTTCGGCATCGTGGAAAACCAGGTCGAATCCGCTGAACTGCAAACTTTGGTCGTCACCCGCAGTGACGACACAGCGGACAGTCGCTGGTGGTGGGACAGCAAGTAG
- a CDS encoding ThuA domain-containing protein: MNRTFALVAFAIVLLLNGFLSDTTSHAADAHKLVIIAGKPSHPPRMHEFNAGVQLLAKCLESVDGLEVVPVLNGWPQDESVFDDADSVVFYMDGGRRHEIVQEEGRRLKLIDEWAERGVGLGFMHFGVEVVADQAGAEMLRWIGGHYENAFSCNPIWEPTFAVLPDHPVTNGVKPFQILDEWYFNIRFLGGIVGNDAQSIKDTKFQPILLATPSDDVRDGTYVYPKGPYSHIQASAGRAEAVMWTVERADGGRGFGFTGGHFHDNWANDDYRKVVLNALVWSAQVEVPENGIASTVSDSMLEANLDKKAPQKKKPKVKKQAKSE, translated from the coding sequence TTGAACCGAACATTCGCATTGGTGGCTTTCGCCATCGTCCTGCTGCTCAACGGCTTTCTCTCTGACACCACCTCACATGCGGCCGACGCACACAAACTGGTGATCATCGCTGGCAAACCCTCGCACCCGCCTCGGATGCATGAGTTCAACGCTGGCGTTCAGTTGTTGGCGAAGTGCCTGGAATCCGTGGACGGTTTGGAAGTGGTGCCAGTACTGAATGGTTGGCCCCAAGACGAATCAGTTTTCGACGATGCTGACTCCGTCGTCTTCTATATGGACGGCGGCCGCAGACATGAGATCGTGCAAGAGGAGGGACGACGTCTGAAGCTGATTGATGAATGGGCCGAGCGTGGGGTCGGGTTGGGGTTCATGCACTTCGGCGTGGAAGTCGTTGCCGACCAAGCCGGTGCCGAAATGCTGCGTTGGATTGGCGGACACTACGAGAACGCATTTTCATGCAATCCAATTTGGGAGCCCACTTTCGCGGTCCTCCCCGATCATCCCGTTACCAACGGCGTCAAACCCTTCCAGATTTTGGATGAGTGGTATTTCAACATTCGATTCCTCGGCGGCATCGTTGGCAACGATGCCCAGTCAATCAAGGACACAAAGTTCCAACCGATCTTGTTGGCGACACCTTCGGACGACGTTCGAGACGGAACCTACGTGTATCCCAAAGGCCCGTACTCACACATCCAGGCTTCCGCTGGCCGAGCCGAAGCAGTGATGTGGACCGTGGAACGCGCCGATGGAGGCCGCGGCTTTGGCTTCACGGGTGGCCACTTCCACGACAACTGGGCGAATGACGACTATCGCAAAGTGGTCTTGAACGCGCTCGTTTGGTCAGCGCAGGTGGAGGTTCCAGAAAACGGAATTGCATCGACGGTGAGCGACAGCATGCTAGAAGCAAACCTCGATAAAAAAGCACCACAAAAGAAGAAACCCAAGGTGAAAAAACAAGCAAAGAGCGAGTAA
- a CDS encoding glutamine amidotransferase yields MTKRVWHVGNWCIHTGNEYIESPFLSAKKNVEVLNYGQPFVDAIQEIDGAEVISQPSWELYNLSPEAFDDRLQWADVIVFGDVETKCMMLHPDFFNRAKWETGYVTYPDRFNVLRRWVEAGGHFHMNGGWYSFSGQLGKGGWGRSLFADVLPVQCLETDDLFESTEAFPTQVNQPNHPAVSGIDFDTLPPLLGFNQTIPREGCGSIVDIAFAGNWHPLFAAHHFGEGRVTAWTTGASPHWGINFVKWPQYNQFWRQVFTADY; encoded by the coding sequence ATGACAAAACGCGTTTGGCACGTCGGCAACTGGTGCATCCACACTGGGAATGAATATATCGAGTCACCGTTTCTTTCGGCAAAGAAGAATGTCGAAGTCCTCAACTACGGTCAACCTTTCGTGGACGCGATCCAGGAAATCGACGGTGCCGAGGTGATCAGTCAGCCGTCGTGGGAACTGTATAACCTTTCCCCGGAGGCGTTTGACGACAGGCTTCAGTGGGCCGACGTGATCGTTTTTGGTGACGTCGAGACCAAGTGCATGATGCTGCATCCCGACTTCTTTAATCGAGCCAAATGGGAAACCGGATACGTCACTTATCCCGACCGTTTTAATGTTTTAAGGCGCTGGGTCGAAGCCGGTGGCCACTTTCACATGAACGGTGGTTGGTATTCATTCAGCGGTCAACTTGGCAAAGGCGGATGGGGACGCAGTCTGTTCGCCGACGTTCTTCCGGTGCAGTGTCTGGAAACAGACGATCTGTTCGAGTCGACCGAGGCCTTTCCCACCCAGGTGAACCAACCCAATCACCCAGCGGTTTCGGGGATCGACTTCGACACGCTTCCGCCGTTGCTCGGTTTCAATCAAACCATACCGCGAGAAGGATGCGGTAGTATCGTGGACATCGCCTTCGCAGGCAATTGGCATCCGCTCTTCGCAGCCCACCATTTTGGCGAAGGACGCGTGACTGCATGGACGACCGGTGCCAGCCCACACTGGGGCATCAATTTTGTCAAATGGCCTCAGTACAACCAGTTCTGGCGGCAAGTGTTCACCGCTGACTATTAA
- a CDS encoding family 20 glycosylhydrolase, whose translation MKLFSLILAVLLIGPTALGQSLPLVPLPIELSVATGKTMTLPEVITVSIPNDPSWKGHLEIVGDLIQRMTNGQHRLVLSDDTSPTLVIDRDTTLSAESYSLETTDDHVQIKAASLKGLAHATATLLQLIGTQRSRELPQLSINDSPKLPYRNFMIDMGRNPHSVELLKETIDLLWFYKVDSMQLHLTDDQRIAFPSKAFPELWDGIITADQFKEVEAYAVARGVTIIPELEVPGHSGKLRGLYPEVFGKTGTDLVKSDEALKGIQTLLDEMMDVFPSSPYIHIGGDEAFGVPEDLQRDLINKLNAYLKTKGKQTLVWEGPRPGKGDNKVNTDVIHINWRTINYPADQMLKDGYRVVNAAWDPLYLVDHYPRTNYTMASPQHIYESLSITRFKHMNPGISTFGQPIEVEPTDQLIGFCMPWWEGREENYFSQIVPRLIPFAEVAWNPDVQRDFQEFSSRTEQTEAARVAAFYPVTIKAADLVVPDDGVFHNQTEIVLHANADRDIRYTLDGSEPSVTSTQYSQPISLTKSTTVRAAAFADGIQVGHGSRTNFTAVTPTENLALGKPVETSASSGSPFSVGRITDGGTDSLDFYLGYPADPDPITMTIDLGTVQQVSSVTVVAYTVSGSYEKYTVEVSADGKAFEEIGSRLEKPKKPTPSVDHSFPTRDVRFVRVISHGNRGYVFDSFSKIIEVQVR comes from the coding sequence ATGAAACTCTTCAGCTTAATCCTCGCCGTGCTCCTGATCGGGCCGACCGCCCTTGGTCAAAGCTTGCCGCTCGTTCCGCTACCGATTGAATTGTCCGTCGCGACTGGCAAAACGATGACACTTCCGGAAGTGATCACCGTTTCGATCCCAAACGATCCTTCCTGGAAAGGCCACTTGGAGATCGTTGGTGACTTAATTCAACGCATGACCAACGGCCAGCACCGACTTGTCTTGTCTGACGACACTTCCCCCACCCTCGTGATTGATCGTGATACCACGCTTTCCGCGGAATCGTATTCCCTGGAGACGACCGACGATCATGTCCAGATCAAGGCCGCTTCGCTGAAAGGTCTGGCGCATGCGACGGCCACGCTCTTGCAACTCATCGGTACTCAAAGATCCCGCGAACTGCCGCAGCTTTCAATCAATGACTCGCCGAAATTGCCGTATCGAAACTTCATGATCGATATGGGACGCAACCCGCACAGCGTCGAGCTTTTGAAAGAGACGATTGACCTACTTTGGTTTTACAAAGTGGACTCCATGCAACTTCACCTCACCGATGATCAGCGTATTGCGTTCCCTTCGAAAGCATTTCCGGAGCTGTGGGATGGAATTATTACGGCTGACCAGTTCAAGGAAGTCGAAGCCTACGCCGTTGCCCGCGGTGTCACCATCATTCCCGAATTGGAAGTGCCCGGTCACTCGGGGAAACTACGGGGGCTCTATCCGGAGGTCTTCGGAAAGACCGGGACGGACTTGGTAAAGAGCGACGAAGCATTGAAGGGCATTCAAACACTTCTGGATGAGATGATGGACGTGTTCCCATCGTCACCCTACATCCACATCGGCGGAGACGAAGCTTTCGGAGTCCCTGAGGATCTGCAGCGTGACCTCATCAACAAGCTCAACGCCTACCTGAAAACGAAGGGAAAGCAGACTCTGGTTTGGGAAGGCCCGCGTCCCGGCAAGGGCGACAACAAGGTCAACACCGACGTGATTCACATCAATTGGCGAACGATCAACTATCCTGCGGATCAAATGCTCAAGGACGGCTACCGCGTCGTCAACGCGGCGTGGGATCCGTTGTACTTGGTCGACCATTACCCGCGCACGAACTACACGATGGCGTCTCCCCAGCATATCTACGAGTCGCTCTCGATTACTCGGTTCAAGCACATGAACCCGGGGATCTCCACGTTTGGCCAACCGATCGAAGTGGAACCAACCGATCAGCTAATCGGATTTTGCATGCCTTGGTGGGAAGGTCGTGAGGAAAACTACTTCTCGCAGATCGTTCCAAGATTGATTCCCTTCGCCGAGGTGGCATGGAATCCTGACGTCCAACGCGACTTCCAAGAGTTTTCGTCCCGCACGGAGCAAACCGAAGCCGCTCGCGTCGCGGCATTTTACCCGGTGACTATCAAGGCGGCCGATCTGGTCGTTCCTGACGATGGTGTCTTTCATAATCAGACGGAAATTGTGCTGCACGCCAATGCGGATAGGGATATTCGCTACACGCTCGATGGCTCGGAACCGAGCGTGACATCGACACAATACAGCCAGCCCATTTCATTGACTAAGAGCACTACCGTTCGCGCCGCTGCTTTTGCTGATGGAATTCAAGTCGGGCATGGCAGCCGAACGAACTTCACTGCGGTGACGCCCACCGAAAACCTGGCGTTGGGCAAACCTGTTGAGACTTCGGCGTCTTCGGGTTCTCCCTTCTCGGTTGGTCGAATCACCGATGGTGGCACGGATAGTCTCGATTTCTATCTAGGATATCCAGCCGATCCAGATCCCATCACGATGACGATCGATCTAGGAACGGTTCAACAGGTCAGCAGCGTTACCGTCGTGGCGTACACGGTCAGTGGTTCTTACGAGAAGTACACGGTCGAAGTATCCGCGGACGGCAAAGCTTTTGAAGAGATTGGGTCACGCCTTGAAAAGCCCAAGAAGCCGACCCCGTCGGTGGACCACTCCTTCCCCACACGCGATGTCCGCTTCGTGCGAGTCATCAGCCACGGAAACCGAGGCTACGTTTTCGATTCGTTCTCCAAGATCATCGAAGTCCAAGTTCGGTAG